Genomic window (Diabrotica undecimpunctata isolate CICGRU chromosome 6, icDiaUnde3, whole genome shotgun sequence):
ttaaagaaataataaaaagaaaatacaatcttCTCGATGTTTGAATAAAATGCCTCAGAAACAAATTACTTTACTTAATACAAGAACAACTAGTTTATTTAAGGCCAAAGAACATACATGTAACCAAATCTGTAAAAGATTTTGTCTGACGGTAGGTAAAATGATGAGATGGGATTTTTGTGGGATGAGCACGTCTGACCAATTCAAAAGTTTAAGTGTGCCGGTTCGTTTAAACTCTAAAACAATACAtaatttactatctttaatgaaaattaaccacaatttctattgaatttttttttatttttttacattttatgttTTCACTGCGAAAAATTTGTGTATAAAATACCTGATAATATCAATAAACAAATCTAAATTAAAACCTTCACTAAATCTTTATTACTCtagtaaataaatgtgaaatacgGCGAAACTGTCTAATTTTTTAGTGCCACCACCGAATTACGTGAAAATTTGGATTAAGGTTCTAATTACCTTCTATATCACTTTTGAacttgtgccgttggttgctCATTATTTTTTAGACGCGAAAACTAcccctataagaaaaaaaatatataattttaaattcagGCAATctggaattatttaattatacaatgacattaaatttagatttctcTACTGTTTTAGTTATTTACCACATAGTTTGTACCCTTATAAAAATTACCCCTTGCGAAGAAAATCGgataattgtagtattttttttattgaaactataaatacaatatttttttaattaaaatgttatgAACTTATTTTAATTCAACTTAAAAAACAacccttattagtttgtaagaaTGTAACGATCACGCTCCTAggtaaaaaaacaacaagaaggtgGACCAATATCAACACCAAGTCCAAAGAACAAAATGAAGTCGTAATCAtcaataaaaccaaagaaaaatccttTGTGGATCTAATGACAGAGGTAAAAAAACAAGCTAACAGGAAGAAAGGACATTGACATTAAAAGGATCAGACAGACTAGAGAGCAAGGAATTTCACTCGAGTTGGTTGGAGGACGGGAAAAGGCGGAGGAAGTGAAGAAACTTCTCTCTGATAATACATGCGTGTCGAGAGCAGTGGCAAAAGGAGGCATCGTGAAGAGAAGAATCttagtacaggaaatcccacCCAATACAACGAAGGAAGAGATCCAAAAGGCCACAGAGGAAGCAGCTGGCAAAGACGGGTCTGTGACATTATAAAAATTTGGACCGAGACACGAGGCGCAGTAAGAGGGATGATGAGTGCCGTGATCGATGTGAATGAAGATGTTGCCGAAAAGATCTTgcaaatgaaaagaataaaagtaGACTACACATCCTGCCGAGTAATAAAATCAAAGGTAGAAATACCGAGATGCTTGAGATGTCTTGCCTTTGGATACAAACAATGGTACTGCAAGGGGCAGAATAGAAGAGGATGTTGCTTCCGATGTGGTAAAGAGGGTCACATAGGGCTGGAATGTAAGGAAGAAGCAACCAGATGCCTCAACTGCGACGTGAATGGGCATGTGGCAAATTCAAGATTATGCCCAAAGTTCAACCGACTGGTTGAAAATAGGAATAACTGAGGACTAGTCCCAAGAGTACGAGAGTGTAAAAGAGAGCGCGAAAGAAATCCAAGGTTTAGAAATGgcaaacaaagaaaacatgacTCGAGAGCTGAGAGTGCTCCAAACTAATGTGGGAACGGCAAGACTAGCACATGATCTTGCTGAGACTGCCGcagtagaaaagaacatcgaTGTGCTGGTGACGGCGGAACCAAATCTAACAGCGGTGAAAAGAAGAGGATGGTTTGTAGATACGACCGGGAGAGCTCCTGTACGAATCTACAATAGGAAACTGCGAGTGTATGAAATTAAGCCGAAAGAAGGATATGTGATTATTCGGATGGAGGGGGTGGGACTGGTCTGCTGTTATATTTCTCCAAACGTGACGGTGGGCGAGTACGAGATGAAGATAGACGAGATCATGCAGGAAGTGGGAAACACAGGAGGAGAATACGTAGTGcttggagattttaacgcaaaagcaGCGGAGTGGGGATCTCCCATCACCGATGCTCGCGGTAGAATACTAACTGACTGGGTGGGTGCTCTAGACCTAGTGGTTCTGAACACAGGTCTAAAACCTACGTTTGTTAGGAGAGGTACAGGTACGTACATCGACGTGACCATGGCGACACAAGAAATAGCGGCGAAAGCAATAGGCTGGAAGGTTTTGCCAGACTACACTGGAACTGACCATCAGTACATTGAGTTCTGCTGGTCCACATTGAGTGGAAAGGGGACCACTAACACGGTCCGTGCATCCGGGACGTCGGTGGGTAGATGCGGCGATGGGAATGACTGAAAAGTATACGAGGAGCTAATTAAATGGATTGTGAGCATAATGCAGGGTCAATCACCGACAGTGGAAAGCCTGGAGAGAGTTATTAAAGAAGCGATGGAGGGAAGCAAGATTGGTCGCCAAGATGTCAACAGAATGCCATATTGGTGGAATGCGGACATCGAGGCACTAAGAAATGTGTGTATAGCAATGAAAAGAAGGTtaacaagagcaagaggtagagcaggaatcaaccctgagattatcgaggagatcgaggaagagtaccgcgcaaggaagagggaactgtacaggaaaatccgtacagaaaaaagaaggcactggaaagagttgtgtgaacagctggatgaggacatctgggatcagggatacaagatcgtcatgaagaagttccatgcgtattCTTCTTACGAAATGTCTATGGAtaagaagcttgaggtaacaagagagctctttacggacggcagatgtcatggtgtatggagggatgaaggagctgagcgagctgtaccctttaccatggatgaacttatcAAGGCATTAGGTTCACTGAAGACTCATAGGTCCCCaggactagatcagataccacctgaggcggtgaagggtctaggacgggtggaacctgcgtggcttctggaacacatgaatgcactgctggaagcacaaacgtttcctgagccttggaggacatcgaggtcaatactgcttcccaaagctagggaaaagtatcgccccatctgtctgcttccatgcatcagtaatCTGTACGAAAGaatgctgcgagtacgcatagacgacatgattgagaggtcaggtggtttatcaaggaggcaatttggtttttgtaaagggaaaagcacgattgatgcaatcatcagtgtactcgaagcattgcgcaacagaggggatgaacatcgctgggcggctctgctgttgtttgatgttaagaatgcattcaatacgttgcagtggaacgaggtaatgaaggcaatggaggagagagaatgtcctggttacctgatgaatgtagtggcggagtatctgtccgagagaaggattatggtggaaaagggcacgatcgtggacgtgacggccggggtaccccagggatctgtcttgggcccgacgctatggaatctggcatatgacggggttatgcactgtgaatatgGAGAGGGTACAACCCTCTTCGCATTCGcagatgacctcgctgtactggtagtggcccgggatgagccagatctcaaataccgggttcgaaACTTAGATTAgggttagattgcagcagatggatagtggaaaggaacagaatggaaagagaggcaggtgtgaattttgttacagtgagaaaaatgattgagagaatgattgaaaataaattagtttggactaacatacacagctatatccgtgcagtgatcaagaaaaagaaagaggaagaaagactgctaaaccaacgctaaaggtaagagtgaatgatgctgaaatgtgaagctagaaaagtgggtcacactgtatgagttggaATGCGTGATTCAGACTGTGGGAAAgaaggaaatgcccatctggaaataatgccgaactaggagcgatgagtttcttctacgcgctacctggaacgagacagggaacctccttgctgatgaatagagtgtggatgtgtatgaatggagaatgaatgaataaaggtagtgattctgaagtgatgccggccttacagcggccattccgcttccggatcgctggatgacagaggagggtctggtttagcagttaggcgttcggcgtagactcggcgacgagagggcattttaaagtacctcgggaattatcaccgggagtacgaagaacgaatcctgcactaaagttagtcaggcggcgtcctggactgagatgtcttttgaagattccagaccccccctctataaagacgagaAAAAAAGTTTGTAAGAATTGGTTTAAGTATGTTTGTTCCTTAATAACACATTATCTGTATCTTACAATGCTTCAGTATGCTCGTTCTGATCTCTCCTAAAATATGCGATTGGTTTATTACTCATAACTCGGTTAGATTTTAAGCTATGAAGtgcttaaaaattattttgtaggTTTATTTAAGAGGAATAAGAACATCATTTTTTTAAACCCCTATTTTTAATAGGGTTGAAGTTAAAAGGACTTAAACGAGTCACTAATCACGAGTGTATTAAAACTTTGAACAGCAATATCTTAACCAATTTTTAtcttacagaaaacaaaaagaaaccaAATGTTCAGGAAGgcaaaacctatatttttttacTCTTTAAGATTTTGCCTAACACTAattgtttttaagttatttaaaaaaaaagcattttttcaaaatttcaataaatttaaatattataaatcttttactttaaaaccaatttttttcaaaaataagccCTTTAAACCGGTCAAACCTATAGATCATATAAACAATACACAAACAAAGTAAATTATAAGGCAGTAATAATTACCGCTTTATAATTTACTGATTTACCGATTAATTTTATTTGGGGTGCTAAATTAGGGTTGATTTTCAcgatattttaccaaaaaaaagggACCAACTTTGTTTTAAGCTTAACTCTCCTAGTTTAGATGctagaaactaaaaaaaaaacaaagttttttgttacaaacaaaaacaaagaaacaattaAAGCTTTTTTAACCTTGAAAAAACATTTAATGGGTTTCCCCGAAAAGTTCtttattttttggttattttacgTTGAAATATTTGATTTGGAATTTGGCAACTAATAACTTACTTTTCATGATCTACAACTATGCTTCGCCTGTCTACAGACTTCATAAGTACaccatttgttttgttttttataagctatatttttgtTAAGaactttttttcaataaataggtacttactttttgagttatttgtgaaatACATGTGAAATACATTTGTGAAAATGAACATTTTGACTCGCAAATTACTTAAAAAGTATTAACTTAGTGAAAAAACTATATAGAATAAAAGTTGGAATTAGCCGATTTGTCCATCCATTTCCGGACTTATTTTGAACGTATGTTTTTTCATTCCTGAAAGGGATGACTTTTACCATGGAAGTAAAAGCATTCTTGGATTTTagttcaaaagtaaaatagaggGTAAGAGGAACCTAACTTCCCATTTTTAAGCAAATCCGTCTTGACCAGGAAAATTACACTCCAAATCGGTCATTTACTGAGTATATGGCTATATGGAATACTAATTAttagtaaaatcaataaacaaatcaTTATTTTGAGAATAATCAAGTTCGAATATTTAAGAGTGCAGGCAGTGATTGTAAGGCGAGAATATATCTATTCAATCCACTAAGAACATACATcgttgaatataggcctctccctaCTGCTTGTATCATTCTCATTATTAGGTTATTTGCATCAATCTCAGTTCCTCTATGTCATCTATCGTCTAGGTTTTTGTTGTCTTCTTTTTCGATTGCAATTTGATGTTTTACTTTTACGTTTTTATTTGATTCAGTACTAACAATTAGAGCATGTTTTAATTTCTTGTactaaaaatgatgaaatattatGATATTAACTAAAAGTGAGGTTAGTCTTAACTATTcgtaacaattttttaaacaaaatattattagtCATTTGTAAAAGGTTTTTATATGCCAAATGGTCTTCTACTAATAATTTTTCATTCAACATATATAATATTCCTTGGCCTAAGCTTCTTCTTTCgatccattttttttttagacACGCTTTTTTTAAGAAGcctatgattttttttctttattgctaGCATCATTATTACAATTAAAGATACTGCACATAATTGCAGCTTCTTTTTCAGTCATTATTTACCTATGCGTTTTGTTTACTCTAATCATAAATTAAACTCCATTAGTAGGTTATCAATACACAATTGGTAGAGCGTATGCCTACATActaattaaaattaagatagtTGCAAACACAGGCACACATTTTTCATACTAAATCGACTCGCTCAACTAACTAATATTTTTAGTACTGAAATCAGTATAGTAACACCTTCAATCTATTAGCAGGCTTTTTTGATTATGATCGAAGTTTCAGAACCATAACGTATCACAAACTTGATTATTATTTTATGCACTCATAGTTTGGTTTTCCGTTGTATATTCTAGTGGTTTGAGTATCTGCCACATGATGAAATAGGCTTTATTGACCGAAATAAGTTCTTCTTCATTATTTGCTACCAGATCCCTTCCTATGTACGTCAATTTGCCCTACAACTTCTACAATTTGTTTTAATTCAAATTaagtttctttaatatttttaaagtcgGTACTGGATCTTGGTAGAAGTTTCGATTTATTCCATGGCCTCTAAAAACCGAATTACGCGGCGTCTCTTGATCATTCGAAGGGGTACACGCTTCGAGAAAAAGGTTTACCTCATCGGAACCGGCTTGCAAGTACTCGTGCGATTAACTATCGTAACATTGCCTCCTCCTTAAGAGATAATTCCTAATGGAACCTTGTCGGGAGTGGAACTGGATGCTGCTTTCGGCAACTGGACCCCCCTCTTTTAGAACTCCCAggtgtataaaaatgacaaggaaCAATCTTCGTCCCGCACCAGTAACTAAGTAACTATCTGGATTGCAACAGACTAgtacctggacttcggtgtctttaaagatctccacCATATTTCGCACAACCCTCCCATCTAATTGGTACACTCATGtcaataaatattcttttaaacGGAGtcccaacattgtactgtctcatagGAGCCTTTCTTTTGTAGTAGGATCCGTTACTTGTAGCACAGGTAGTAAATTTCTTAAATCAGTCCTTTACATTTTAAGAACTATTTATCTTATAAAACCGTTTCCGAATTTATTACCAATTGTGttcttttctgaaccatcgtcattttccagtactcgtttaAGAAAGATTTCATGATAAAGAAGTCTACTGGGACTAATATGTCTTAACTGCTGAGTATAGCCTCGATATTTCTTTATGATCCAAGATGATCGACggtttttcttttcattttaaaattttctgtaaaATTGGATCATTCTCTTGTTCTTTTCTAATCTTTGTAAGCGTCCACttgtcgttgaccatcgttgttcctAGTACTGCTACTTTCTTAGATTCTGTTTTGTTGCAATGGGAACACCTTTAAGTAATAGTGAAAGAAAAGATCAAGGGAAAGAAAGGATTAGGAAGAAAAATACTATCGTGACTACGAAACATCCAACAATGAACAGCTGAAGACAGAGAAGAGTTTGCAATTGTAATAGCCACCCTCTGTAAACACTTTGCTACACATAGTCTTCTAGAAAAAGAATCAGCGTTCTGTGGCTAACTCTGCCCCTATGTTTAATCTTGAAATCGTATCCTTTTATTTGTTCAGTCCATCTGgatatctgaccctctggattcttaaacaacattaaccacttaagggcgacatggtcggttcggattaaaaacttcctttcaTTCAGATATTGATAGAAGTGTTCTACTGATTTTACTACTGATAGGAGTTCTTTTctcgtaatttaatattttttggacAGGAAGTCAATTAAAAACGATTTTTAAATTCGTAAAATGATCATCAAAAGTCTCCTCCAAGACGATTTTGTcgtctaaataaaccaggcacgTTCTCTTTAAGTATATCAAATATCACAGAAACATTACGGAGCCGAAATGGCATGACGTTAAATTGCAACAATCCAGATGTTGTGGTGAAGGCTATTTTCTATTTATCTACTGCGTAGATTTTTTCCTGCCAGTATTCAGACTTCAAATCTatagtagaaaacaatttacttccagctaAAGTATCCAACGTGTCGTCGATCCGAGACATAGGATAACTATCTTCCTTAGTAACATTGTTCAACAAACGGTAGTCAACACAGAATCTCGTAGTTTCCTCTTTCTTCTtcaccaggaccaccggagagacatGGGAGGGTAGAATGTTCTATTACCCtgtctttttttatttccttaataatCATTttagcttcctctctcttcgccctTAATAGTCGTAGAGCTATTTGACGAAGTTTCTTATCATTACCAATATCTATCGTATGTTTGAAAATGGTAGTTATTCCCGTCTTTTCCTTTTCTCCACTTGATTTAGAGACTGACCAGCAACAGCAATCACTTGGTCAAACTTGTCGTTGGAATTATTGGATGTTATCGTCTGGGGGGTTATGGTTATCACAGGTACTCAGATtgctacttttgtctctttcttaatggtcactgggtagtcattgacaaaGCTAAGTCATATAGGAATTTCTTTAGcaaaagtcaccaattcctttccaattatgattagTTGGCATACCTTCTCGTAATGGTttcaaggctccatcataacaggtgttccttctttaatggctgcttgcgcTTTGCTGTCATAATGTGAATAAAGAAATACCTTCCCGTTAGCAaccttgattaccttattcttaaaatccaattaaaGTCTAGGCaaattcattacgtccattcctaataatATAACATATCCTGCGATGTCAGCGGCTACGACAGAATGGACGAACTTTTTTGCTTTATCTAattgtatattaatttttttatggatGTTATCCTTTATGTGATTCGCAGTCACAACCTCGTTGGTAAAAGTTTCTTacaactgtcgggcgtataatgttCCGGGTCTTATCCACCAACTATGCATGCTTCTTACCAtatttatttctccatttacATATTATACactattttcatattttaaagaAGCTAtcagtataagagggtctttaaATAGTTTCAGGTCGAAGCTGCCACCTAAGACcgaaacatttttgtttttctgctggtgagtttcttgattcgTGTGTTACTTCAGGTGCTTACATAAACTTTATACGTGTCCCATTTCACCACAATTCCAGCACCTTATGGTGTTTTTTTTTGATGTTTTGCCTTTCATCATATTAACAATCTGGTCAAGTTTGTCTTTATCTTCTTTCTCCTTTACAGTCCCGCCAGAGGCCTAAGTAGCTGATTCGTATTCGAAGGCTACTTCAACTAGCGTCTTGTGACTAGATAATTGaagtgttctctgcattttatAATCACGAGACCATTAATAAATATGTAAAcagccaacttttccatcatgtcttcgggagctgttggataagcatatcttACTCACATGgtaatatctacctcatattcttgaagaaccTTATCTatctttttctttgatttttaaactGCGACTGGTAGATATGTTCCCAATGTTCGTGACCATATCGCATGTCAAGTCTCTTCTTAAGATGTTTTAAATTATCTGTCTTCTCTACGGCCATGATCTGAAGCACATatgagcgatagtcaggtttacagccttttctttttccgACCATCATCGGTTCGCTCTTTCAGCTGATTTGAACTGTTTCGtatagttgttccatgacgattttccgtcgaaagttgagACTCGAATACTTAAGCCTCTACTACCTTCAGATGTCGGCCGCGTTTCCAATTTACGATCCGCCTTATCGTCTGTTGTCTCTATTATAATTGATCTAATTTCTCTGTCTGTTGTCCCTGTTTCCTTCATCTTCTTTTTAATCTCTTCCAGTTTTTGTtcaaaagataaaatatttttaatctctTTTATCCTTTCTTCACACGACAAAATATTgacagcaacttggttttttaatgaagatattttATCGTCGAAGAAATGACATTAAAGATTTCCAAAGaaatgttagcagaaactttgcttttcAGAAAAGAAATCTCGCTAAAAACTTTGCTTAGCAGAAGTCCGTCAATTCTTTGTTTTGAAATGTATTATCACTAGAAACTTTGGAAATCGACGAGATTATAGCAGCATGCTTGTCCTCAAACATATAAATTTCTTAAAGAAGAATAAAATAGTATagtaagaataaaaatataaaattaaaatgttttaactaAGAAATCGAATTCTAAAAAAGCAACAAACAAAGAAGCCATACCCATCATACCTAGTGATGACGGTATGGAAATTGAAGCAGAAGAAGACTGGCACACCACCGGCATCGTATGGAAAACCACGCCCTCTGCGTCTGGAGGCGCAGTAAAGCCAAAAGAACCAACGGAGAAAAGCGAAGCAGGATGGACAAAAGttcaaaagaaagaaaaaatacaaaaaggcaCCGCTACTGAGAAATCAGCAAACAGTAGCGAGAAACCTAAAAAATCTTTGAGTGTTGTTGAAAGACAAACTCAAAAGATTCAAGAAAGGAACGACGAAGCGCTCACTAAAGCCGCAAAAGAAACACAAAAAAGAAGTGAGCAAAAGAAAGCCCAAAAAAACTTGGTGACACAGAAAGAATCCCAAGTTGATAAAGAAACCGACGTAGCCCCTCAAATACCTGCAGAGGTTAACGTCAGAAGAAGACCTAAACCTCCTGCGATCATCTTAAAGACGGTCGCAGAACATCAAGTTATCCTGCAAAAAGCGGCGAAATCAGGTATATTCTCCGACAACAAGTTTGCCAGATCTGGCAGATCAATCGTAATTAATACGAAATCCAGAGAAGACTACCTAGGAGTAGTCAAAATCCTAGAAGAGCACACACCGAAGGTAGAGTATATTGCCTACCCAATAGACAGTGAAAAATTAAAGAGGGTAATATTAAAAGGGCTATCCGCAAGCACAAATACAGCATTAATTCTTAATGAATTAAGACAAAAATATGTTGACGTAACAAGAGTCAGCaatatgttttcaaaaaaagaaggtaaacaaATACTGCCTTTCTTCAtgatcaccctcaaagaggatgaCGTACAAAAAATAAGGAAGATTACAAATTTGTGCTACATGAGAGTTCGTTTCGAAGACGAATTCAAAATAACGAAGGACACCCTACAGTGCTTTAACTTCCAGGGATATTACCACAGTTCTAAGGCTTGCCACTGCGTCTCCAGATGTGTGAAGTGTGGTGAAAACCATTTAAGCAACGACTGCGAAAAGAGTAAGGAAACAGCCCCTAAATGTGCCAACTGCGACCAAGCGCATACGGCCAACTACAGAGGATACTCAAAAGCTCCCAAGAAGAAGACCCCTGCCCCCGTAAAACCGGCGAGCAAACCGATCAAACCAGCTTCAACATCCACGGGCTTCAGCTATGCACAAGCCACCAAAACAACCTCAGAAGAAGCAGCTCCTACGATGCAAGACGCTGCATCACACTGAGTACAATAAGAAGatgatggagatgatgtccatgatggacaggGCAactaaaatgatgactgcattcggAGAAATAAATCGACAATGCTAGCGAACCGTACGGAGGATCTACGCATAGGGTCCTGGAATTCCGgtggaattttcaaaaaactcaaccttttggatgagatgatctacagattagagctcgatatcgtagcccttcaagaaaccaaattagtggaaaggaagaaaaccaaatttccaggctacgatatctacagaACTGACCACAGAGCAAGatcaggaggaacagccataCTAGTTAAAAAAGGCTTAGAACACGAACATATaccaacaccagatggactggtgacaatggaagccacgctagtcagattaaaggccaacaacgaaacactaaaaatagtgtcagcttatgtcagacctaacgatttgatattcgatgaagatttgagcctaatccTCGACACAGAAGAGCCCACAGTAAttataggagaccttaatgcgagatctcccTTATGGTTCGACAGAGCAACCAACAACAACGGGAGACGACTTTGCGGCCATCTCGAAAATAGACCAAATACCTACGTGACCGGACCAACAGGACCG
Coding sequences:
- the LOC140444363 gene encoding uncharacterized protein encodes the protein MANKENMTRELRVLQTNVGTARLAHDLAETAAVEKNIDVLVTAEPNLTAVKRRGWFVDTTGRAPVRIYNRKLRVYEIKPKEGYVIIRMEGVGLVCCYISPNVTVGEYEMKIDEIMQEVGNTGGEYVVLGDFNAKAAEWGSPITDARGRILTDWVGALDLVVLNTGLKPTFVRRGTGTYIDVTMATQEIAAKAIGWKVLPDYTGTDHQYIEFCWSTLSGKGTTNTVRASGTSVGRCGDGND